One window of Nocardia sp. NBC_00508 genomic DNA carries:
- a CDS encoding long-chain-acyl-CoA synthetase, with protein MSTDARSTVRLADIARNLPAIASEVVPGMLRNAREVLVKPESKSSIGLYFQRNAHRHPDRPFLRFEGATYTYGAANAQVNRYASVLAARGVRRGDVVGVLMTNRPETLFVVLATVKLGATVGLLNHHQRDQVLAHSFGLLGSVLNVVGAECAEAIGSLPEPLDNLLSADELHRAAESADDTDPPSCAEVTARERAFLIFTSGTTGLPKASVMTHLRWAKCMAGFGGLGIRLRSDDTMYCCLPLYHNNAVTVALSAVLGSGGAFALGRGFSASRFWDEVIREQATAFIYIGELCRYLVNQPAKPTDRQHLVRLVVGNGLRPELWDEFRSRFGIQRIVEFYGASEANIGFANVFGVDRTAGFGPLPYAVVEYDDETGEAKRDKNGRLRRVGTGDTGLLLAKVTDRAPFDGYTDKAASEAKLVRDGFEPGDVWFDTGDLVRDQGWHHIAFVDRLGDTFRWKGENVATTEVEGALSKAESIAQAVVYGVDIPRTDGKAGMAAVTLCSGAEFDGATLAKLAYEQLPGYAIPLFVRVVPELEHTSTFKSRKVELRKQGYTPNSDSTLYVLAGRTEGYVPAYGDYPADVAAGRAPKN; from the coding sequence GTGAGCACCGACGCCCGCTCGACGGTGAGGCTGGCCGATATCGCCCGCAATCTGCCCGCCATCGCCTCGGAGGTGGTTCCGGGCATGTTGCGCAACGCGCGGGAAGTGCTGGTCAAGCCGGAGTCCAAGTCCTCGATCGGGCTGTACTTCCAGCGCAATGCCCATCGTCATCCGGATCGTCCGTTCCTGCGGTTCGAGGGCGCCACCTACACCTACGGTGCGGCCAACGCCCAGGTGAACCGGTATGCGAGCGTGCTCGCGGCGCGCGGTGTGCGGCGCGGTGACGTGGTCGGCGTGCTGATGACCAACCGACCTGAGACGCTGTTCGTCGTGTTGGCCACGGTGAAACTCGGCGCCACCGTCGGCTTGCTCAACCATCACCAGCGCGATCAGGTGCTCGCCCACAGCTTCGGCTTGCTCGGCAGCGTGCTGAACGTGGTCGGCGCGGAATGCGCGGAGGCGATCGGCTCGCTGCCCGAGCCACTCGACAACCTCCTGTCGGCCGACGAACTGCATCGGGCGGCCGAGAGCGCCGACGACACCGACCCGCCGAGTTGCGCCGAGGTCACCGCACGCGAGCGCGCGTTCCTCATCTTCACCTCCGGCACCACGGGCCTGCCGAAGGCCAGCGTGATGACCCATCTGCGCTGGGCAAAGTGCATGGCCGGGTTCGGCGGTCTCGGCATTCGCCTGCGCAGCGACGACACCATGTACTGCTGCCTGCCGCTCTATCACAACAACGCGGTCACCGTCGCGTTGTCGGCGGTGCTCGGCTCCGGCGGCGCATTCGCCCTCGGGCGGGGATTCTCCGCGTCGCGGTTCTGGGACGAGGTCATTCGTGAGCAGGCGACGGCCTTCATCTACATCGGCGAGTTATGCCGCTATCTGGTCAATCAGCCCGCCAAACCAACCGATAGGCAGCACTTGGTCCGGCTCGTCGTCGGCAACGGATTGCGCCCAGAACTGTGGGATGAGTTCAGATCCCGCTTCGGCATTCAGCGAATCGTGGAGTTCTACGGTGCGAGCGAGGCGAATATCGGGTTCGCGAACGTCTTCGGCGTGGACCGCACCGCAGGTTTCGGCCCACTGCCGTACGCCGTGGTGGAGTACGACGACGAGACCGGAGAGGCCAAGCGGGACAAGAACGGACGGCTGCGTCGGGTGGGCACCGGCGACACCGGCCTGCTGCTGGCCAAAGTGACCGACCGCGCCCCGTTCGACGGCTATACCGACAAGGCCGCCTCCGAGGCCAAGCTCGTGCGCGACGGTTTCGAGCCGGGCGACGTCTGGTTCGACACCGGCGATCTGGTCCGTGACCAGGGCTGGCATCACATCGCGTTCGTGGACCGGCTCGGCGACACGTTCCGCTGGAAGGGCGAGAACGTGGCGACCACCGAGGTGGAAGGCGCGCTGAGCAAGGCGGAGTCGATCGCCCAGGCCGTGGTCTACGGCGTGGACATCCCGCGCACCGACGGCAAGGCAGGCATGGCCGCGGTGACGCTGTGCTCCGGCGCCGAGTTCGACGGTGCCACGCTGGCGAAGCTGGCCTACGAACAGCTCCCCGGATATGCCATTCCTCTGTTCGTCCGTGTCGTTCCCGAACTGGAACACACCTCCACGTTCAAAAGCCGCAAGGTCGAACTCCGCAAGCAGGGCTACACGCCGAACTCCGACAGCACCCTGTACGTCCTCGCCGGACGCACCGAGGGCTATGTCCCCGCCTACGGTGACTACCCGGCCGACGTCGCCGCAGGCCGAGCCCCCAAGAACTGA
- a CDS encoding TIGR00730 family Rossman fold protein — protein MVNDQPFAVCVYCSASTTDPDHLSLAARVGTEIARRGWQLVSGGGHVSMMGAVATAARAGGAKTIGVIPKHLVHREVADVDADELVVTDTMRQRKQVMEDRADAFLTLPGGIGTLEEFFETWTGGYLGQHEKPVIVLDPNGFFAGLFSWIDELYERKFVPQTALSRITVVTDLPSAFAALEAPRTA, from the coding sequence GTGGTGAACGACCAGCCCTTCGCCGTCTGCGTCTACTGCTCGGCGAGCACCACGGATCCGGATCACCTCTCGCTCGCCGCCCGGGTGGGCACCGAGATCGCCCGGCGCGGTTGGCAATTGGTGTCCGGCGGCGGTCACGTCTCGATGATGGGCGCGGTGGCGACGGCGGCCCGTGCCGGTGGCGCGAAGACCATCGGCGTCATCCCGAAGCACTTGGTGCACCGGGAGGTCGCGGACGTGGACGCCGACGAACTCGTGGTCACCGACACCATGCGCCAGCGCAAGCAGGTGATGGAGGACCGCGCCGACGCCTTCCTCACCCTGCCCGGCGGCATCGGCACCTTGGAGGAGTTCTTCGAGACGTGGACCGGTGGCTATCTGGGACAGCATGAGAAGCCCGTTATTGTGCTGGATCCCAATGGATTCTTCGCCGGTTTGTTCTCCTGGATAGACGAGTTGTACGAACGAAAGTTCGTGCCCCAGACAGCGTTGTCCCGGATTACCGTGGTAACCGATCTCCCGTCCGCCTTCGCGGCACTGGAGGCGCCGCGTACCGCTTGA